TTAAGACAGAATTCAGGATTGATCAAAACGGGAGAGAGCTGACGGAGCATCGTACGGTTACACTGCCTGTGGCATGTTATGAAACCACGATTGTACGTAATGTTCACGGGCATATTCCTTTGCACTGGCATGATGAATTGCAGTTTGTTTTGGTTGTCCAGGGAGAAGCTCTTTTTCATGTGAATGATCAAAAGGTCATTGTGTCGCAAGGCGACGGGCTGTTTATCAACAGTGGTTGTATGCACATGGCAGAGGAACAGGGTAAGAATGATCATTGTATTTATCTTTGCCTTAATGTTTCTCCTCATTTTGTTGTGCCTTCCGAGCTATATTTGAAGTATGTTCATCCTTATATCTCAGCAACCAATTTACCTTATCTTCATATCAAAAGGGAACTTTCCTGGGGAGCTCAAATCCTTAACGGTATTCGACATGTTAAAAAGGACCTGAATGAGCAGGCTCCATTTTACGAAATGAATGTGGCTTCAAGCCTTTTGACGATATGGAAACATCTGATTACAAGCGGATACGCGCTGGAATATGATCCATCCGAAATCATTAGAAGCAAGCGAATGAAGGACATGGTTGAATGGATTCACCTGCACTTCGCTGAACCCATCCAATTGGAGGACATTGCAAGGGCAGGTCAGTTAAGCCGCTCGGAAACCTGCCGTTATTTTAAGCAAATGCTGAAGATAACCCCTGTGCAGTATGTAATCGATTATCGCATCCAAAAGAGCGTGGAGCTGCTACAACTCCAGGAACGCAGTATTACCGAGATTGCTTATGAAGTTGGGTTTAATAGCACGAGCTATTTTATTAATCAGTTTCGCAAAACCATGCAAATCACCCCGTTAAAGTTTAGAAGAGAAATGGTCAATCCATAAGATGTTCTCCTCTCAATAAGTCGCTAAATTAGCGGCTTTTTTTGTTTTTTTGAATTAATCATAAAAGAAATGTAAAAGAGAAAAAGCTGTAATTAATCCAGCTAATAAAATCTTCTACTACCGTCTTCCCTGCATCATTATTGCAGGCCTTTGGAAAAAAAGGGACCCGTGCAGCGGAGGGATGGAATCGGACAAAAGGAGCGAAGCGTGAGGGTTTGTCCCAAGGATACACATAAGCAACTAAGGCGGTAGATTAGACCTGAAGAAGCGAAGTATACTCGAGCGTGTCCAGAGTAAGCAATTGAGCTGTATCCTTAATGTGCGAGAGTGTGTCCTTCATGAACGAGCAAACGCTGACGAATCTGAGGCGTCTTATTCAAGGATTTGGAGCGCTCGCAGAAATCTAAGAAACCTGAGACACGTTATATCAGGATAAACAGTCGCTTGCAGCTCTTTTTCAGGAGATTTTGGGAAATAACGTGTCTGATGTTCTTTACAATTTAAAAAGAGGGCTCAAAGGCCGAATAAGACGTCCTGTGTTCCTTAGAAAATCGTCTGACAATTCGTCAAAATCAGCCAGCCTCAACATTAAGACCTTTGGGACCCTGACATCCATTATGGTATAGGTTGTCTGAATTTGAAGACATACACTAGTAGAAATCAAACCAAAGAATTTGGAGACAACAGCGATCGGAAGGTTGGTCTGCCATCGGAGTTTCTGGATGCTTTTTTCCTCATACCTCACCCCTGAAAGTTTATTGCAGGCCTTTGGAAAAAAAGGGGACGCGTGCAGCGGAGGGATGGAATCGGTCAAAAGGAGCGAAGCGTGAGGGCTCGTCTAAGGATACACATAAGCAACGAAGGCGGCAGATTAGACCTGAAGAAGCGAAGCGTTCGCCTAAAAGCTTTCTGAAAGAAAGCTACTTCGAAAGCCTACACTGTCTCCGAATTTCTACACAAGTAGAAATCAATCAAGAAAATTTGGAGACAACAGCGATCGAAAGGTTGGTCTGCCGTCGGAGTGTCTGCGTGTATCCTCCCCCCCGAACAACAGCGACCGATGGCCGATCCATCTCGAAGCGCCCGCAGGGTCCAACCAACCTTTTTCCAACCAAAATGTAATAAATTTTCACATTCTTCAAATACTAACCTAAATTACGCAGTAAAGGAGTGTTTCGGATGTCCCTGACACCCACTCCAACGGTCTATGTTCGTTTGCGCAGCCGTATTCGTATCCAAAGGGGCCGAAGTATCAAGCTTGGGGATGTAGCTCACTTGCTCACCTCTCCCGAAGAACAGGAAGGGAGGATGCTTGAGCTTGAATTGATGCGTCCCGGACCGGAGGACGGCAATCTGATCCTCATTGATATATTGCAGATTATCCCCGAGATCCGTCGTGCCTTGCCAGATGTCACCGTTGAATTAATCGGATCGGGTCATACGCTAGTTGAGGTGGTTGTGGGAAGTGGCAAGCCTTCCAAATCTCTGTTCATCCTGGTGTGGCTGCTGCTTTTCTTTGGCTCAGCATTGACCATTATGAATTTTCATGCGGACGTAAACATGCAGGAAGTTCAGATTCGAATTGTAGAGATGATTACAGGTCGCCGGGATGAGCATCCGTATCTGTTTCAGGTGGCGTATTCCCTTGGGATCGGGTTTGGCATGGCGGTGTTTTTCAATCATTTATTCAAGAAAAAGTGGAATGAAGAACCTACCCCTTTGGAAGTGGAAATGTTCCTATATCAGCAAAATGTAGACAAGTATGTGGTGATTGAAGAAACCGAACGTATGCATGACGAGGAACGCAGGGAGATGAATGCGGATGAGCGTTCTTAACGGAGCAATCAGCATTGTACTGGGCATTGCGGGGGGGATCGCGGTAGGGAGCGGTGTGATTGCGCTTATTCTCGTGCTTGATATGATCCCCAGACTAGCTCAGCTTACGCGGACCTACGACAAAACCCATTGGTATGAAGGGGCTTTGATTGGAGGTTCGCTGCTTGGTACCGTTGCGGATTTTTGGCACTGGAAAGTGCATGGAGCGCTGTTGCTCAGCCCGATCATCGGACTGTTTTGCGGTGTGTTCATCGGACTGCTTGCGGCGGCACTAACTGAAGTGCTGAATGTACTGCCAGTGCTGGCGAAACGACTGGGCATGAAATCGTATTTATTTGGATTGCTGCTTGCTATGATTTTGGGGAAGATGACAGGTTCACTGTTTGACTTTTTTGTATACCAGCGTTAAAACGTTAGGCCTAAGGAGGATGGGAAATGGACGTAAGATCGGACAACGACGGGCATGACTCCAGCGAAGCAACATCCGAAGAGATGAAGCATAAATCTCCTTATGAGATTCAGGAGGAAGAAGAAAAGAAGGCTTACGATAAAAAGAAGCAAAATGAAATGTCTGACAGTATCGAGGAATCGGTAGAATATTGGCAGGAAAACGACGATATTTCCCCTCGCATGAGTGATAACAAATATACGCTTCAGCAAGTGTTGGGACTTGGAGAGTCCTTTGATGTGAATATGAGGGAAATGGTCTTGGGTGGCAAACACGTTGGATTACTGCTGCTGACTGGGTTTGCGAAGGATGAGATTCTACTTGAAGTGTTAAAAAGGCTAACTTATCTGACACCGGACCAAGTGTCCGGACACGCGTTGAAATCGTATTTTGAATGTTACATTCCTCATATTCAAGTTGAGCGAGTGGAGAAAATGAGCGCCGTCATTAACAAGGTCCTCACAGGCATGAGTGCCATGTTTGTCGAAGGGGACCGTTCTGTCATCATTATGGATACCCGGAGCTATCCGGTGCGTTCCCCGGAGGAACCTTCGCTGGAGAGAGTGGTGCGCGGTTCAAGAGACGGATTTACGGAGACACTTCTGACCAACGTGGCGTTAGTGCGCCGAAGAATACGGGACCCAGGATTAAAATTTGAAATTATGCAGGTCGGACGCAGATCGCAAACGGATGTCTGTGTTGTATATATTGACGATATCGTGGACAAGGTTCAGGTGGATTCCGTTCGTGAAAAAATCAAACGAGTGAATATCGACGGCATCCCTGCTGCTGATAAGCAGCTTGAAGAAGCAATTATTAATAAGGGGTGGCACCCGTATCCATTGGTTCGTTATTCGGAACGGCCGGATGTGACCGCTTCTCATCTGATGGAAGGGCGAGTTGTCATATTTGTAGATACTTCACCCAGTGTGATGATTCTGCCCACGACCTTTTTTGATCTGTGTGAGCATGCGGAGGAGAACAGACAGACCGCTTTTATGGGGACCTATCTGCGATGGGTACGATTCGGGGGCATTTTGATATCCCTTTTCCTGTTGCCTCTGTGGTTACTGATGGTGATTGACCCGGCGATTAAACCCGTTGGTATGGAATTTATCGGTCCACATAAAAATGCAGAGCTTCCTCTAATTCTACAGTTCCTTCTCATTGAATTTGGGGTCGATTTATTACGGATGGCGGCTGTTCATACGCCCACGCCACTCGCGTCGGCCATGGGGTTGATTGCAGCGATTCTGGTTGGAGATATCGCTGTGAAAACGGGTTATTTTGTGGATGAAGTTGTACTGTATATGGCGATAGCCGCAATTGGCATGTTTGCAACTCCCAGTTATGAGCTTGGATTGGCCAATCGCTTGGTGAGGTTGTTTTTGCTGGTGGCCGTGGCGATTTTCAAGGTCCCTGGCTTCGTAGTCGGGACGACGTTCATTATTGTGGCTCTCACCTTGCATCGCTCCTACAACTCTTCGTATCTCTGGCCATTCATACCGTTTAATGCAAAGGCTTTGGGTAACTTTTTGTTCCGTTTGCCGCTGTTGGAAAATAAAAAACGTCCTTCAATCAACAAAACGCGTGACAATACCAAAATGGACAATGATCCGGACGGGGAACTGCAAAAAAGTAAAAAACACAAATGATCTGCCGAAAAATCCATTCTTCTCATTTTCTAATTTGATATACTGGTGTAAAATCATTGGAATAACAGCTGTTCCAGTATATAAAAAAGTGAGGAATGCAGATTATGTATTTACATGGTACAAGTAAAATAAATGCACAGGGACATCTGGAAATTGGCGGAGTCGATACAACCGACTTGAAAGCACAATTTGGAACTCCCCTGTATGTTGTGGACGAGCAATTGGTTCGTGAGCGCTGCAGAGAGTACATGGAAGCGTTCCGTGCTTCAGGTCTGGGCTTCCAGGTTGCTTATGCAAGTAAAGCATTCTGCGTAATGGCGATGTGTGCCCTTGCTGCGGAAGAAGGACTTTCCCTGGATGTTGTATCCGATGGTGAATTGTTCACCGCACTGCAAGCCGGTTTCCCGGCAGAGCGTATTCACTTCCACGGCAACAACAAAACGCTGGAAGAGATCGAAATGGCGCTTGATGCAGAGATTGGCTGCTTCGTTGTGGATAACTTCAATGAACTGCACTTGCTGCAAGCTGTAGCCGCAGACAAAAATCGCAAAGTTAACATTTTGCTGCGTGTGACGCCTGGTGTTGAAGCGCATACGCATGAATATATCTCGACAGGACAAACGGATTCCAAATTTGGTTTCGATATCGGAAACGGAACGGCATTTGAAGCCATTGAATTGGCTTCCAAGCAGTCAAATCTGGTATTGCTCGGTGTACATTCACACATCGGATCACAAATCTTCGAAGTTGAAGGCTTCCAAATGGCCGTTCAACGCGTTGCTGAGTTTGCAGCAGCTGTGTATGAGCGTCTTAACGTGGCATTCAAAGTGGTTAATCTGGGCGGTGGCTTCGGTATCCGCTATATTGATGGAGATACACCACTTGAAGTTTCACAATACGTAAAAGCCATCACGGATGCGGTGAAAAATCATTTTGCTCAAATCGGCTATGCTGTGCCTGAGATCTGGGTTGAACCAGGCCGCAGCATTGTAGGTGAAGCGGGAACAACACTCTATACCGTTGGAACAAGCAAAGATATTCCAGGGGTTCGTAAATACGTTGCTGTGGATGGTGGAATGACAGACAATCCACGTCCAGCACTGTATGAGTCCAAATATGAAGCTGTATTGGCAAACCGTGCAAATGAGGCTGCTCAGGAAACGGTATCTGTTGCTGGTAAATGCTGTGAGAGTGGTGATATGCTGATCTGGGATCTGGACCTGCCTAAAGTGCAAAGCGGCGATCTGCTCGCAGTAGCTTGCACAGGCGCGTACAACTACTCTATGGCAAGCAACTACAACCGGATTCGTCGTCCGGCAGTGGTATTTGTCAAAGACGGTCAAGGCGATGTTGTCGTACGCCGTGAGACGTATCAGGATATCATCCAGAATGACCTGGTGCCTGAGCGCATTGCAAAGCAACCAGTTACCCGTTAATTAAAGGATATCTAACGGAGCTCTATTATGAAGAAGACAAAAAAGGACACTCCTTTTTTGTCTTCTTTTGCATCTTTAGG
Above is a window of Paenibacillus sp. E222 DNA encoding:
- a CDS encoding AraC family transcriptional regulator, which encodes MLKTEFRIDQNGRELTEHRTVTLPVACYETTIVRNVHGHIPLHWHDELQFVLVVQGEALFHVNDQKVIVSQGDGLFINSGCMHMAEEQGKNDHCIYLCLNVSPHFVVPSELYLKYVHPYISATNLPYLHIKRELSWGAQILNGIRHVKKDLNEQAPFYEMNVASSLLTIWKHLITSGYALEYDPSEIIRSKRMKDMVEWIHLHFAEPIQLEDIARAGQLSRSETCRYFKQMLKITPVQYVIDYRIQKSVELLQLQERSITEIAYEVGFNSTSYFINQFRKTMQITPLKFRREMVNP
- a CDS encoding stage V sporulation protein AA, coding for MSLTPTPTVYVRLRSRIRIQRGRSIKLGDVAHLLTSPEEQEGRMLELELMRPGPEDGNLILIDILQIIPEIRRALPDVTVELIGSGHTLVEVVVGSGKPSKSLFILVWLLLFFGSALTIMNFHADVNMQEVQIRIVEMITGRRDEHPYLFQVAYSLGIGFGMAVFFNHLFKKKWNEEPTPLEVEMFLYQQNVDKYVVIEETERMHDEERREMNADERS
- a CDS encoding stage V sporulation protein AB; translation: MSVLNGAISIVLGIAGGIAVGSGVIALILVLDMIPRLAQLTRTYDKTHWYEGALIGGSLLGTVADFWHWKVHGALLLSPIIGLFCGVFIGLLAAALTEVLNVLPVLAKRLGMKSYLFGLLLAMILGKMTGSLFDFFVYQR
- a CDS encoding spore germination protein; this translates as MKHKSPYEIQEEEEKKAYDKKKQNEMSDSIEESVEYWQENDDISPRMSDNKYTLQQVLGLGESFDVNMREMVLGGKHVGLLLLTGFAKDEILLEVLKRLTYLTPDQVSGHALKSYFECYIPHIQVERVEKMSAVINKVLTGMSAMFVEGDRSVIIMDTRSYPVRSPEEPSLERVVRGSRDGFTETLLTNVALVRRRIRDPGLKFEIMQVGRRSQTDVCVVYIDDIVDKVQVDSVREKIKRVNIDGIPAADKQLEEAIINKGWHPYPLVRYSERPDVTASHLMEGRVVIFVDTSPSVMILPTTFFDLCEHAEENRQTAFMGTYLRWVRFGGILISLFLLPLWLLMVIDPAIKPVGMEFIGPHKNAELPLILQFLLIEFGVDLLRMAAVHTPTPLASAMGLIAAILVGDIAVKTGYFVDEVVLYMAIAAIGMFATPSYELGLANRLVRLFLLVAVAIFKVPGFVVGTTFIIVALTLHRSYNSSYLWPFIPFNAKALGNFLFRLPLLENKKRPSINKTRDNTKMDNDPDGELQKSKKHK
- the lysA gene encoding diaminopimelate decarboxylase, which gives rise to MYLHGTSKINAQGHLEIGGVDTTDLKAQFGTPLYVVDEQLVRERCREYMEAFRASGLGFQVAYASKAFCVMAMCALAAEEGLSLDVVSDGELFTALQAGFPAERIHFHGNNKTLEEIEMALDAEIGCFVVDNFNELHLLQAVAADKNRKVNILLRVTPGVEAHTHEYISTGQTDSKFGFDIGNGTAFEAIELASKQSNLVLLGVHSHIGSQIFEVEGFQMAVQRVAEFAAAVYERLNVAFKVVNLGGGFGIRYIDGDTPLEVSQYVKAITDAVKNHFAQIGYAVPEIWVEPGRSIVGEAGTTLYTVGTSKDIPGVRKYVAVDGGMTDNPRPALYESKYEAVLANRANEAAQETVSVAGKCCESGDMLIWDLDLPKVQSGDLLAVACTGAYNYSMASNYNRIRRPAVVFVKDGQGDVVVRRETYQDIIQNDLVPERIAKQPVTR